Genomic segment of Populus trichocarpa isolate Nisqually-1 chromosome 12, P.trichocarpa_v4.1, whole genome shotgun sequence:
ATGGAAAACAGTGGTCTCTAAATGATCAATTATAGACAGATAAACAGAAGTTTGCAACAAAACGTAAATTGCACACATTATCACAATACATTGACACTTCAAGTCATATGTCAGTAATCACAGGCATTGCTCTATTTAACATTTATCAACTTACTGAATATTGATGTTTCTTGTCCAGGGTGAAAATGCGACAAAAGAGCCTCTAAACCATGAGGGTTTAAATTTCACCAAGGAAATATTAAGTGCCAGTTCATTTTCACGACAGTTGGCAGAACAAATGACACTTGCCAAGGCTTATGTCATTATAGCAAAGGAGCACAATAATCTTCATCTTGCTTGGGAACTGAGTAATAAGATTAGGAGTTGCCAACTTTTGCTTTCTAAAGCTGCCAAGAGAGGGGAGTCCATAACAGTAGAAGAAGCTGAGCCGATAATCAGTAGCTTATCATATCTCATTTTCAAGGCACAAGACGCTCATTATGATATTTCAACCACCATGATGACAATGAAATCTCATATCCAAGCTCTAGAAGAGCGAACAAATGCAGCAACAGTTCAAAGCACACTCTTTGGTCAGTTGGTGGCTGAGGCTTTGCCCAAGAGTCTTCACTGCCTGAAAGTAAAGCTCACAAATGACTGGCTTAAGCAGCTCCCCCTCCAAAACCAtgtggaggagaagagaaattcCCCTCGAGTTATCGACAATAATCTCAACCATTTCTGCATATTTTCAGACAATGTGCTTGCCACTTCTGTGGTGGTCAACTCCACAATCTCCAATGCTGACCATCCAAAACAGCTTGTCTTCCACATAGTGACGAATGGAATTAGCTATGGATCCATGCAGGTTTGGTTTCTAACTAATGACTTCAAAGGGGCCACTGTAGAAGTGCAGAATATAGAGGAGTTTACCTGGTTGAATGCTTCTTATGCTCCTGTTATCAAACGGCTCCTTGATCAAGATTCAAGGGCCTACTACTTTGGGGCATATCAAGATATGAAGGTTGAGCCAAAACTGCGGAACCCTAAGCACATGTCTTTGCTCAATCACCTCCGGTTTTACATCCCTGAGGTCTATCCACTTTTGGAAAAGGTTGTCTTccttgatgatgatgttgttgTCCAGAAGGATCTGACCCGGTTGTTTTCTTTGGATTTGCATGGGAATGTAAATGGAGCTGTGGAAACCTGTCTTGAAGCATTTCATCGATATTACAAGTATATCAATTTCTCTAACCCAGTCATCAGCTCAAAATTCGACCCGCAGGCATGTGGTTGGGCATTTGGAATGAACGTTTTTGATTTGATTGCATGGAGGAAGGAAAATGTGACTGCGCGGTATCATTACTGGCAGGAACAGAATGGTGATCAGATGCTGTGGAAACTGGGAACACTCCCCCCTGCCCTTCTAGCATTTTATGGACTGACCGAGACACTTGATCGGAGATGGCATGTGTTAGGATTGGGATATGACATGAACATTGATGACAGGCTGATTGACAGTGCTGCAGTTATTCACTTTAACGGGAACATGAAACCATGGTTGAAATTGGCCATTGGCAGATACAAGCCTCTTTGGGAAAGGTACATAAATCAGAGCCACCCGTATTACCAAGATTGTGTCATTAGTTGAAATCTgctacttttttattattgatatttatgTGATCTTCGATGTTCTTAAACAGTTGACCTAGGATCGCATTGTTGTAGAGTCAGAAATAGAAAATTTTGGCTTTATTAGGAgctttaccttttgttttttatataattttctcttttaatatagtttcttaaaagaaaaggaacgaGTTTTAtactaaacaaaattaaatctacTAGGGTAAGAACTGTGAAGGATTCAATTTTGGCTGATGGGgtttccttttcctcttctgCAAGCTgtagaactatttgttcctcgGCAATTCCTGTAATAAATTTTCAGCTCTTATGAATTATATTGTAATTGGATACAGACATTTGATATGCTGACTTGTCTTAATTTACGCAACTATATGTGGATTCTGTATCAGAACTTGAGGGTCTGGTTTTCCCTTAGTAGTAAAGCTCCTCTAGACATGAAATGTTCACAGCAGCGTGGTTGATCTAACTGCAATGGTCCAGGATGATCAGACCTGCAAATTTCTTCCATCGGTAATTGGGCTGCTAAATCATTTAAATGTTTAAAATCTATCAGCTTCTGAGTGCCAGGCGAAGCTTCTCAGGAACCTTTGTCTTTGGCCAGATGAAAGGTAGTTTTCATCTTGCAGCTGATACAGGTATTGTTGCAACTTGCAAGTGAGAAGCAGTTGTGCACTTGGGAAGTTTCCATGTGATTCTTCGCGATAATCTTGAAGCAAACGAAGGAAAAACCAGAATATCTGGTTTAGTAGACAACACTCGTAATGCGACTGCACCAGGGGTTCATGTTGTGAGGAAACGTTGAAACCACCCCCGAAGGTGACCACCTTCACCATAGAACAAAGCACCATCACCGCTGCTAGTTAATTGTTATGGTCTAACCTTATTTACCATACCAATTATAGATCGTAAACACAGCAATGATCCCTTTTTGGGTTTTACCTTTTCTCTTCACCAGCCTCAATCCTTCACATGATGACTTCGGTATAAAGACGAATGAATGCCAACAGGTGAGCCCCGTTAAACCATGTCTTTGTTTTAGCCTGAACgttttcacatgaaaaatagACCATTGTGGTtcactaaaataaaatcaaagaattgtTTTGAAAGTAAAAATGTAGCAAAATAATATTGgttgaaaaagtattttaaaaataatatagtttaaataAAACTAGTGATCCCTAATCACGGTTACATAACAAAATTGCAATTCAGAATCATGTGTTCAATTAGTACAAAACCtagccttttcttcttcttcctctaatAGTCGCCTTacatctctataaaaaaaaaaaaaaagagtttctcCACCCCCAATTCATCAAAAACAACTATTTATTCTTCACCGAGACACCAAAATCAGATCCCTTTCGTATCCATGCATctttgtagtgttttttttaaataaaaaaaaaacacgagccCAATCTCCCCCTTTAGTTTCCATCAAGGTAAAAACACTACATTTCTCttaattatatgaatttcattgttaaattgtgagatttttagttttgatttattattgtttatgtGGTGTTTGATAACTGGGTATTTGGTTGGAATTAAGATAATTTAGAGTAATTAGATATGTTTTTATGCAATTGATGTGATTTATGATATCAATTAGGTCAGAATAGATAAATTAAGGtttgcaaattaaaacaattaggGTTTGCGTTgaatttcaagataaattatCGTAATTGGAGACTTTGTTTGAACTAAGataatttaggttttaattaatacaattaTGTATATTTTCATGCAATTGATATTATGAAGGTTAAAATCATAGCAATTAGAGTTTGCGTTGAGTTTTGGGATAAATTACTATAATTAGGGATTTTGCTTGAATTCAGATAATTTAAGTCTGAATTGATGCAACTAGATATGTTTTCATGCTATTGATGTTATGAATGTGGAAATCATAACAATTAGGGTTTGTGTTGAGTTTTGAGATAAATTACTATAATCGAGGATTTTACTTGAATTGagataatttaagttttaattgatGCAATTGCTATTATGAAGGTCAAAATCATAGCAATTAGGGTTTGTGTTGAATTT
This window contains:
- the LOC7487113 gene encoding hexosyltransferase GAUT11, whose protein sequence is MRRRPAEYRRPVRRRLSQWILALLGMFVIAGLVLFVFHHNHHEDQVKQPMMGENATKEPLNHEGLNFTKEILSASSFSRQLAEQMTLAKAYVIIAKEHNNLHLAWELSNKIRSCQLLLSKAAKRGESITVEEAEPIISSLSYLIFKAQDAHYDISTTMMTMKSHIQALEERTNAATVQSTLFGQLVAEALPKSLHCLKVKLTNDWLKQLPLQNHVEEKRNSPRVIDNNLNHFCIFSDNVLATSVVVNSTISNADHPKQLVFHIVTNGISYGSMQVWFLTNDFKGATVEVQNIEEFTWLNASYAPVIKRLLDQDSRAYYFGAYQDMKVEPKLRNPKHMSLLNHLRFYIPEVYPLLEKVVFLDDDVVVQKDLTRLFSLDLHGNVNGAVETCLEAFHRYYKYINFSNPVISSKFDPQACGWAFGMNVFDLIAWRKENVTARYHYWQEQNGDQMLWKLGTLPPALLAFYGLTETLDRRWHVLGLGYDMNIDDRLIDSAAVIHFNGNMKPWLKLAIGRYKPLWERYINQSHPYYQDCVIS